A region of the Acidobacteriota bacterium genome:
GCTCTGGCACCGCGCTCGTCATGGAATTGGCCCGCATCTTCAGCTCACCCGACGTCGTCACCGATCGCTCGATCCGCTTCGCGCTGTGGAACAACGAAGAGACCGGTCTGAACGGCGCCTATGCCTACGTCGAGCAGCGTAAGGACCTGCAGGGCAAGGAAGATCCGCCGGGCTCGGGCCGCTACCCCGAACCGAAGTGGGTCGGCATGATCCAGCACGACATGATGATGTTCGACCACGGCATGCCACGCGCCGACGGCACGGTCAGCCCCGAACAACGGCCGGAAGCCGACGTCAACATCGAGTTCCAGGTCACGTCAAAGTTCCTCGCTGGTGCCAGGGACCTCGCGTGGGCCCTGCACGCGGCGAACGAGAAGTACGCCACCGACTATCCGTCGAACGTCGGTGAGCATATGACCAACACCGACTCCACCGCGTTCATGGATCACGTGCCGTCGATCAGCCTGCGCGAGAACGAGCGCGGCATTCACACCGGCAACGGCTGGAACCCGCACTGGCACCAGCCGACCGACGTGTTCGCGACCTACTCGGACAAGGATTTCCGTCTGGGATTGAACGCCGCGCAGACCACGCTGGCGGGTGTCGCGCAGTTGACCGGCGCGCGCCTGAAATAGAACAGGAGGTCAAGAGGTCAAGAGAAACCATTCTTGAACTCCTTATCTCCTGTTACGACAAAGAAAAAGGCCGGGGGTTAACCCCGGCCTTCGTCGTTGTCGGAAGTGTCTGAGTCCTCGGTTGGCTCGTCTTCCAGGTCATCGAGCCATGGATTGGGCTGCGGACCGGGGACGATGCCCGCGATGTCCGGATCCACTCCAGCTGGGTCGTTCGGGCCAACCTGGCTGCGACGCTGCTTGGTCTCCTCGCGGCGAAGCACTTTCTGCTTCTGCTTCTCCACGCGAGCCCGTTCGCGTTCTCGCTTACCTCTGCCGAGGGGTCCTCGTGTAGCCATTTAGCGTTGGCCTACCAGCGCGGCTCGCGCCGTCCGCCGCCACCGCCACCGCCGCCGTTACCGCCACGGCCGCCGCCGCCGCCACCGAAGCCACCACCGCCGCGGCCGCCGCCGCCACCACCGAAGCCACCGCCGCCGCGGGCTTCCTTGGGACGCGCTTCGTTCACAGTGAGAGTCCGGCCACCCAGCTGCGATTCGTGCAGCTCGGTGATGGCCTTCTGGGCGCCTTCATCGGTGCCCATCTCGACGAACCCGAAACCGCGGGCGCGTCCAGTAGCCATGTCGCGCATCACCGTGACCGATTCCACGGGGCCGACTTTTTCGAACAACTCCTGAAGATCCTGCTCCGCCGCGGTGTAGGGAAGGTTCCCCACGTACAACTTCCGACCCATCGTCTTCTCCTCGTCTCGCTACGCGAGAACGCTTCGCCACAACCCTTGCAGGCTGCCGGCCGCTGGCAGTGACCCCAATTGGCCCTGAAACACGAAAGACCGCCTCTGGGCGGTCCTCCCCTACAGCACCCTTGAGTCTACCAGAAATCACCGTGTCGCCAGCCCGGAGGGCCCCCGTCTGCACGAACGGTTGGGCTGGGACGAATGCCTGGCCGATAATGATTGCTCAGTGCTTTGGACGACCACGCTCCATGCCGCGATTCTCTTCGCCGCCACCGGCCTGTCGATCTGGGCCGCGGTGCTCGCGCGCACGCGCCGCGGCGTGCCCGGCGGCGCTCCGTTCGGCTGGATGATGATCGCCGTCGCGGTGTGGACTTTCACCAGCGCATTGCACGCGCTGGTACCCGACACCGGCACCCGCGTGGCCCTGGCCAAGCTGCAGTACCTCGGCGTGGCGCCGATCGGCGTATTGTGGCTGCTCTTCATCAGCGCCTACAGCCGCGCCGCGTGGCCGGAGAATCGCCTGCTGCGCGCGGCGATCTGGATCGTGCCCGTAATTACTCTGGCACTGGCCGCCACCAACGACTGGCATCACGCGTACTGGACGGCGATTACCGAAGTCGCGACCGCGTCCGGGACGCGGCTCATCTACACCGGCGCAACGTGGTACTGGGTGAATGCCGGCTACAACTACGTGATGATGGCGATCGGCACCTGGATCCTCGTGAGGGGGTTGCGCCGCTTCCCGCCGCCCTATCGCCGCCAGACCGTCTTGATGATCATCGGCGCGATCGTGCCATGGCTCAGCAACGTCCTCTACCTGTCGAGCGCGCTGCCGGCCACCGGCCTCGACCTCACGCCGATCGGCTTCACGGTGTCGGGGGTTTGTTTTACCTGGGCGCTCTCTCGCTATCGCCTGTTCGGCCTGGTGCCGGTCGCCCGCGACATGGTGGTCGACAGCATGGACGACGGCGTGCTGGTGCTCGACGCCGAGCGCCGCCTCGTGGACCTCAACGCCGCGGCCGAGAAGTTCACCGGCTGCACGGCGGCAAGCCTGGGCCGGCCGGTCGAAGAAGTGGTCGGCTGGTGGACGGCCGCAGTGGCCAACGACCGGCCGCTCGGCGAAGGGCAGCCGGCCATTGTCAAGGTGGAGCCCGGACCGCGGTTCTTCGAGGTCAAGGTGACGGCCGTGCGCGACGCCAAGCGCCGGTTCGCCGGCTGGCTGGTGACGGTGCACGACATCTCGGGCCGCCGCCGCAACGAAGCCGAGCGGTACGCCTTTGATCGGCGGGTGCAGGAGCAGCAGAAGGCCGAAAGCCTGATGGTGCTGGCCGGCGGCGTCGCCCATGACTTCAACAACCTGCTGACCGGCATTCTCGGCAACGCTGAGCTGCTGGCGATGCAGGCGCCGGCCGAGTCGGGCCAGCGGCGCGCCGCCGAGTCGATTGTGATCGGCGCCCAACGGGCCGCCGACCTGGTGTCGAAGATGCTGGCCTACGCCGGCGGCGGCCGCGTCGTCGCCGAGCGCGTCGACCTCGACGCGCTGGTGCGCGAGATGGTGGACCTGCTCGAGGCGTCGGTGGCGCGGCACTGTACCCTGACCTACCAGAGCCCGGGACCACTGCCACTGGTCGAGACCGACCCGACGCAGCTGCGCCAGGTGGTGATGAACCTGA
Encoded here:
- a CDS encoding M28 family peptidase, which translates into the protein MSRVLLALVTTVVVATNLHGQQPAAPAATADPVRTLVGRLDLEKYKATVKGLTQFGDRRQGTERNRKAVDWIEAQLKSYGCTNTERLKYTYTTPPRNPNAGRPRPAADPNAIPTASGGGRPRGLRAPTGVNNDPMKQPDEKLRALNSEPATDGPREQVYCTKIGATRPDEMYIIGAHMDGHGWGEAVNDNGSGTALVMELARIFSSPDVVTDRSIRFALWNNEETGLNGAYAYVEQRKDLQGKEDPPGSGRYPEPKWVGMIQHDMMMFDHGMPRADGTVSPEQRPEADVNIEFQVTSKFLAGARDLAWALHAANEKYATDYPSNVGEHMTNTDSTAFMDHVPSISLRENERGIHTGNGWNPHWHQPTDVFATYSDKDFRLGLNAAQTTLAGVAQLTGARLK
- a CDS encoding RNA-binding protein, coding for MGRKLYVGNLPYTAAEQDLQELFEKVGPVESVTVMRDMATGRARGFGFVEMGTDEGAQKAITELHESQLGGRTLTVNEARPKEARGGGGFGGGGGGRGGGGFGGGGGGRGGNGGGGGGGGRREPRW
- a CDS encoding histidine kinase N-terminal 7TM domain-containing protein, which gives rise to MLWTTTLHAAILFAATGLSIWAAVLARTRRGVPGGAPFGWMMIAVAVWTFTSALHALVPDTGTRVALAKLQYLGVAPIGVLWLLFISAYSRAAWPENRLLRAAIWIVPVITLALAATNDWHHAYWTAITEVATASGTRLIYTGATWYWVNAGYNYVMMAIGTWILVRGLRRFPPPYRRQTVLMIIGAIVPWLSNVLYLSSALPATGLDLTPIGFTVSGVCFTWALSRYRLFGLVPVARDMVVDSMDDGVLVLDAERRLVDLNAAAEKFTGCTAASLGRPVEEVVGWWTAAVANDRPLGEGQPAIVKVEPGPRFFEVKVTAVRDAKRRFAGWLVTVHDISGRRRNEAERYAFDRRVQEQQKAESLMVLAGGVAHDFNNLLTGILGNAELLAMQAPAESGQRRAAESIVIGAQRAADLVSKMLAYAGGGRVVAERVDLDALVREMVDLLEASVARHCTLTYQSPGPLPLVETDPTQLRQVVMNLIINATEAVEEGGVVTVATGEERLDRELLKRMTFGADVEPGRYVFIDVVDNGAGMSEHTLARMFDPFFSTKDQGRGLGMAAVRGIVGSHHAALRVTSAQGQGTRFRVWFPLVVSSHSTRPAKELTRGQSTPP